A single genomic interval of Camelina sativa cultivar DH55 chromosome 11, Cs, whole genome shotgun sequence harbors:
- the LOC104726468 gene encoding uncharacterized protein LOC104726468 yields the protein MVRKQFQQAKTGIEALKSMDANKYLKKVGLGRDDMFFWKQVGKALLCTYTVFGIAWIYNETSPLGWWTLKPRPKEERELAHLYERREFPYPGDTEAMEDFVAKGGMIGTAIGPKGIVESEGEADNYQKEMEKKKFDKEAQKLWLRMRNEVITELQEKGHNLE from the exons ATGGTGCGGAAACAGTTTCAACAGGCTAAAACGG GAATAGAAGCATTGAAGTCAATGGATGCAAACAAGTACCTGAAGAAGGTTGGATTAGGGCGTGACGATATGTTCTTTTGGAAACAAGTGGGGAAAGCATTGCTTTGCACCTATACAGTCTTTGGCATTGCTTGGATTTACAATGAAACGTCTCCTTTAGGTTGGTGGACGTTGAAGCCGAGACCAAAGGAGGAGAGAGAGTTGGCTCATTTGTATGAGAGGCGTGAGTTTCCTTATCCTGGTGATACAGAGGCCATGGAGGATTTTGTTGCAAAGGGAGGAATGATCGGTACAGCGATTGGCCCCAAAGGGATTGTTGAGTCTGAAGGTGAAGCAGATAATTACCAGAAGGAAATGGAGAAAAAGAAGTTTGATAAAGAGGCTCAGAAACTGTGGCTCAGAATGAGGAATGAGGTCATTACTGAGCTTCAAGAGAAAGGGCATAATCTTGAATAA
- the LOC104726467 gene encoding laccase-16-like, whose product MEIPRRFCFCVLTLFVVVLLSPTTTVQAMIRHYKFNVVMTNTTKLCSSKPIVTVNGKFPGPTIVAREGDTVLIKVVNHVKYNVSIHWHGIRQLRTGWADEPAYITQCPIQPGQNYIHNFTLTGQRGTLWWHAHILWLRATVHGAIVILPKLGVPYPFPKPYKEKTIVLGEWWKSDVEELINVASKIGTAPSASDAHTINGHSGSLSNCPSQSSYGLPVRAGKTYMLRIINAALNEELFFKIAGHVLTVVEVDAVYTKPYKTDTVYIAPGQTTNVLLTANANAGSNYMIAATTFTDAHIPYDNVTATATLHYIGPTATVPTFKKTILASLPPQNATWVAAKFTKSLRSLNSREYPARVPSTVDRSLFFTVGLGSNPCPSCSNGIRLVAGINNVTFTMPKTALLQAHFFNISGVFTDDFPAKPLNPYDYTAPVKLGVNAATMKGTKLYRLPYNATVQIVLQNTAMILSDNHPFHLHGFNFFEVGRGLGNFNSEKDPKMFNLVDPVERNTVGVPAGGWTAIRFIADNPGVWFMHCHLELHTTWGLKMAFVVDNGHGPDQSLLPPPADLPKC is encoded by the exons ATGGAGATCCCGAGACGATTTTGCTTCTGCGTCCTAACGCTCTTTGTGGTTGTACTTCTATCGCCGACGACCACCGTTCAGGCCATGATCCGGCATTACAAATTCAAT GTGGTGATGACGAACACCACGAAGCTGTGCTCGTCGAAGCCTATCGTCACCGTCAATGGAAAGTTTCCGGGCCCCACAATTGTTGCTAGAGAAGGCGACACTGTATTGATCAAAGTAGTGAATCACGTGAAGTACAACGTCTCCATCCACTG GCACGGCATCAGACAATTGAGGACAGGTTGGGCAGATGAACCGGCTTACATAACACAATGTCCTATCCAACCGGGACAGAATTATATCCACAATTTTACATTGACGGGTCAACGAGGAACCCTTTGGTGGCATGCTCACATCTTGTGGCTTCGTGCCACGGTGCACGGCGCCATTGTCATCTTGCCTAAGCTTGGTGTCCCATACCCTTTCCCCAAGCCATACAAAGAGAAAACCATTGTTCTTG GTGAATGGTGGAAATCGGACGTGGAAGAACTTATAAACGTGGCTTCAAAAATTGGAACAGCTCCTAGCGCTTCTGATGCACATACCATCAATGGTCATTCAGGCTCCCTCTCTAATTGTCCCTCCCAAA GTAGCTACGGTTTACCCGTGAGAGCAGGAAAGACATACATGTTACGGATCATCAACGCGGCGTTAAACGAAGAGCTCTTCTTTAAAATTGCTGGTCACGTACTAACCGTTGTGGAAGTTGATGCTGTTTACACCAAACCTTATAAAACTGACACAGTATACATCGCCCCGGGACAGACTACTAACGTTCTCTTAACAGCAAACGCAAACGCGGGTTCCAATTACATGATCGCCGCCACAACATTTACGGACGCTCACATTCCATATGACAACGTTACAGCCACCGCCACTCTCCACTACATCGGCCCCACCGCCACCGTTCCCACCTTCAAAAAAACCATTCTTGCATCACTTCCGCCGCAAAACGCAACATGGGTTGCGGCCAAATTCACTAAATCACTCAGGAGCTTGAACTCTCGCGAGTATCCGGCTAGGGTTCCAAGCACCGTGGACCGTTCCTTGTTCTTCACGGTAGGTCTTGGCTCAAACCCATGTCCCAGCTGCAGCAACGGCATTCGCTTAGTGGCCGGAATAAACAACGTAACGTTTACCATGCCTAAGACCGCTTTACTCCAAGCCCATTTCTTTAATATTTCCGGTGTATTTACCGACGATTTCCCGGCTAAACCTTTGAACCCGTACGATTATACGGCACCGGTAAAGCTAGGCGTTAATGCCGCGACGATGAAAGGTACAAAGCTTTATAGGCTACCGTACAACGCAACGGTGCAAATAGTTTTACAGAATACAGCCATGATCTTGTCGGATAACCATCCATTTCATCTTCATGGGTTTAACTTCTTCGAAGTCGGTAGAGGTTTGGGGAACTTTAACTCGGAAAAAGATCCGAAAATGTTCAATTTGGTGGATCCAGTAGAAAGAAACACCGTTGGAGTTCCAGCCGGTGGTTGGACTGCCATTAGATTTATCGCCGACAATCCAG GGGTATGGTTCATGCATTGTCACTTGGAATTACATACAACTTGGGGATTAAAGATGGCATTCGTCGTCGACAATGGTCACGGTCCTGACCAGTCATTGCTTCCTCCACCCGCTGATCTTCCCAAATGTTAg